From the Hevea brasiliensis isolate MT/VB/25A 57/8 chromosome 15, ASM3005281v1, whole genome shotgun sequence genome, one window contains:
- the LOC131174028 gene encoding uncharacterized protein LOC131174028, whose protein sequence is MTKQEYTLAGLLNILVIARGNIPGRKGNEVALVASSSSGKTKKKKKNNKKKPSSALGPSNRVGKKSQTVKKKAEAAPTDKGKCFHCQKEGHWKRNYPEYLELVKNKKARPSKGISKS, encoded by the exons atgactaaacaagaatacaCTTTGGCTGGTCTTCTGAACATTCTTGTGATTGCCCGAGGAAATATACCTGGTAGAAAGGGAAATGAGGTGGCACttgttgcttcttcttcttctggtaagaccaagaagaagaagaaaaacaacAAGAAGAAGCCATCTTCTGCCCTTGGCCCTTCTAATAGAGTGGGCAAAAAGAGCCAAACAGTGAAGAAGAAGGCAGAAGCAGCTCCTACTgataagggaaagtgtttccactgtcaaaAGGAAGGGCATTGGAAGAGGAACTACCCAGAATACCTAGAGTTGGTAAAGAATAAGAAGGCAAGACCTTCTAAAG GAATTAGTAAGTCctag